The Tenebrio molitor chromosome 3, icTenMoli1.1, whole genome shotgun sequence genome contains a region encoding:
- the mthl1 gene encoding probable G-protein coupled receptor Mth-like 1: MCRPVRTLLLVLSAVSVATSARNVTISKCCKFDESLSSTENKCLPVVHQPTWTLKVYSPAKQAYLPKDQVPPNWHLKAGVKPDCFRPALLTPHLGTYVPFQNGSLFVVEYNKLVHPGNYCIDYGAVLACLEDQPQSMSLVRVKKCCGSDGIFSETNNTCIHMRDSPYRIDLGPNKTLGTGFPSCSQQEIVFVGKLDEARMQDNGSLWLTKTKTLIPVGNYCLEHVFENAGRAASIMICQEHMAGVIIEKAETHDIRFTIYPIGLALSAVFLAATLAAGAILPASHHVLHWRCQTNHVACLLVGDVLLCITHLSGRMDHTLCILIAVSMHFLFLAAFFWLNTMCFNIWWTFRDLRPQSVEKSQERCRLRLYEIYAWGLPLIIAGTAAILDSVPESSDFLRPKFGVNTCWFYGNMEILTFFYGPVGVLLMINLALFALTARELTCGLWKRELVKSTSERAALGRVCMKLVVVMGVSWIADVLSWIVGGPQELWYLTDLINCFQGVFIFIVVGCQPQVLSAVKRLWCFRKHRANGTAGTTNHHSSSSQGMPSMGDTVTNHSVTNNTTKSIPLETSC, encoded by the exons ATGTGTCGACCCGTCAGGACGCTCCTGCTCGTCCTGAGTGCGGTTTCGGTGGCGACCTCCGCCAGGAACGTGACCATATCGAAATGCTGCAAGTTCGACGAGTCGCTCTCCTCCACCGAGAACAAGTGCCTGCCGGTGGTGCACCAGCCGACCTGGACCCTCAAGGTCTACAGCCCCGCCAAGCAGGCGTACCTGCCCAAGGACCAGGTGCCCCCGAATTGGCACCTGAAGGCCGGCGTCAAGCCCGACTGCTTCCGGCCGGCGCTGCTGACGCCGCATCTCGGCACCTACGTGCCCTTCCAGAACGGGTCGCTCTTCGTCGTCGAGTACAACAAGCTGGTGCACCCCGGCAATTACTGCATCGACTACGGCGCCGTTTTGGCATGCCTCGAGGACCAGCCCCAGAGCATGTCGCTGGTCCGGGTGAAGAAGTGCTGCGGCAGCGACGGCATCTTCTCCGAGACCAACAACACCTGCATCCACATGAGGGATTCCCCCTACAGGATAGACCTGGGGCCCAATAAGACCCTCGGCACCGGCTTCCCCAGCTGCAGCCAACAGGAGATCGTCTTCGTGGGGAAGCTGGACGAAGCGCGGATGCAAGATAATGGCAGCTTGTGGCTGACCAAAACCAAGACGCTCATACCTGTCGGGAACTACTGCCTGGAGCACGTCTTCGAGAATGCCG GTCGCGCTGCGAGCATCATGATCTGTCAGGAGCACATGGCGGGCGTCATCATCGAGAAGGCAGAGACCCACGACATCCGCTTCACCATCTACCCCATAGGCTTGGCCCTCAGCGCCGTCTTCCTCGCGGCGACTCTAGCCGCCGGGGCTATTCTTCCAGCGAGCCACCACGTCTTGCACTGGAGGTGCCAAACCAACCACGTGGCCTGTCTTCTGGTGGGGGACGTGCTCTTGTGCATCACACACCTCTCGGGGCGCATGGACCACACCCTGTGCATCCTAATCG CCGTCTCGATGCACTTCCTCTTTTTGGCGGCCTTCTTCTGGCTCAACACGATGTGCTTCAACATCTGGTGGACCTTTAG AGACCTGAGGCCCCAGAGCGTCGAGAAGAGCCAGGAGAGGTGTCGGCTGCGCCTCTACGAGATCTACGCCTGGGGTTTACCCCTGATCATCGCCGGAACGGCCGCCATCTTGGATTCGGTACCGGAAAGCTCGGATTTTCTTCGACCCAAATTCGGCGTCAACACCTGCTGGTTTTACG GCAACATGGAGATCCTGACGTTCTTCTACGGCCCCGTGGGGGTCCTCCTCATGATCAACCTGGCCCTCTTCGCCCTCACCGCTAGGGAGTTGACCTGCGGCCTGTGGAAGCGCGAGCTGGTCAAATCGACCTCAGAGAG GGCGGCGCTGGGACGCGTCTGCATGAAGCTGGTGGTGGTGATGGGGGTGAGCTGGATCGCCGACGTGCTGTCGTGGATAGTGGGCGGGCCGCAGGAGCTGTGGTACTTGACCGACTTGATCAACTGCTTCCAAGGGGTGTTCATCTTCATCGTGGTGGGGTGTCAGCCGCAG GTGCTGTCGGCGGTCAAGCGACTCTGGTGTTTCCGCAAGCACAGAGCCAACGGTACCGCCGGTACTACCAACCACCACTCGTCCAGCTCGCAGGGGATGCCGTCGATGGGCGACACCGTCACCAATCACAGCGTGACCAACAACACGACCAAGTCGATACCGCTGGAGACGAGCTGTTGA